From the Pseudomonas putida genome, one window contains:
- a CDS encoding putative 2-aminoethylphosphonate ABC transporter ATP-binding protein → MNHATPGAQMKVRGIHKRFGAFTALNDVSLDIAAGELVCLLGPSGCGKTTLLRCIAGLERQDRGALYIGERDISELPPQARDYGILFQSYALFPNLTVEANIAYGLTGSSRDESRQRVAEMLELVGLSGSEKKYPGQLSGGQQQRVALARALAPSPSLLLLDEPMSALDARVREHLCTELRQLQRQLGITTLMVTHNQDEAMLMADRIAVMNNGQVEQYATPQEIYDQPATPFVAEFVGQGNWLPFQRSSDSHAQVGAMSMRLASSAGTARSGRLFCRPEAITVNPLVHEENLFPAKVREITFLGNRCRMSFELKALPGHALLAELAPEAMPRLGSQDIWVALPPQSLQVFA, encoded by the coding sequence ATGAACCACGCCACCCCGGGCGCACAGATGAAAGTGCGCGGTATCCACAAGCGTTTCGGTGCCTTCACGGCGCTCAACGACGTGTCCCTGGACATCGCTGCTGGCGAGCTGGTCTGCCTGCTCGGCCCGTCCGGTTGCGGCAAGACCACCCTGCTGCGCTGCATTGCCGGCCTTGAGCGTCAGGACCGTGGCGCGCTGTACATCGGTGAGCGGGACATTTCCGAACTGCCACCCCAGGCCCGGGACTACGGCATTCTGTTCCAGTCCTACGCGCTGTTCCCCAACCTGACCGTCGAAGCCAACATTGCCTACGGCCTGACCGGCAGCAGCCGCGACGAGAGCCGCCAGCGTGTGGCAGAAATGCTCGAGCTGGTCGGCCTGAGCGGCAGCGAGAAAAAGTACCCAGGCCAGCTTTCCGGCGGCCAGCAGCAACGTGTGGCCCTTGCCCGTGCGCTGGCACCTTCGCCCTCGCTGCTGCTGCTCGACGAACCGATGTCGGCGCTGGATGCCCGGGTGCGTGAGCATCTGTGCACCGAACTGCGCCAATTGCAGCGTCAGCTGGGCATCACCACGTTGATGGTCACCCACAACCAGGACGAAGCCATGCTCATGGCCGACCGCATTGCGGTGATGAACAACGGCCAGGTCGAGCAATACGCGACCCCGCAGGAGATCTACGACCAGCCGGCCACGCCGTTCGTTGCCGAGTTCGTCGGCCAGGGCAACTGGCTGCCGTTCCAGCGCAGTAGCGACAGCCACGCCCAGGTCGGCGCCATGAGCATGCGCCTGGCGAGCAGCGCGGGTACCGCCCGCAGTGGCCGGCTGTTCTGCCGCCCGGAGGCGATCACCGTCAATCCGTTGGTGCATGAGGAAAACCTGTTCCCGGCCAAGGTCCGCGAAATCACCTTCCTCGGCAACCGCTGCCGCATGAGCTTCGAACTCAAGGCCCTGCCGGGCCATGCGCTGCTCGCCGAACTGGCGCCGGAAGCCATGCCTCGCTTGGGCTCGCAGGATATCTGGGTGGCCTTGCCACCGCAGAGCCTGCAGGTGTTTGCCTGA
- a CDS encoding LysR family transcriptional regulator, which translates to MLSAELKAFYMVARLGSITLAAKKLGLSQPTVTTQIRNLESHYAVELFYRGGRRLVLSEEGVRLLPMVKALLQQEADIEFELRNSGQAQGSLRIAATAPYYILDLVKIFRERLPQVEVTVEIGNSQQVLEMLEDYRVDIAASSQLVEDARLVRRVLGTDPLVVAVHRNHPLALRQAVSIEGLAGHCLLMREKGSTTRKLTEQMMLDAGVKAGALLEIGSRESIREAVLRNIGISVIARHEVPHNPELRVLALENAPVMHEYLYCLKERRQARLPAAFLGVAQEVVGSHL; encoded by the coding sequence ATGCTGAGTGCCGAACTCAAAGCCTTCTACATGGTGGCCCGCCTGGGCAGCATCACCTTGGCGGCGAAGAAGCTCGGACTCAGCCAGCCGACGGTGACCACGCAGATCCGCAACCTGGAAAGCCATTACGCGGTGGAACTGTTCTACCGCGGAGGCCGGCGCCTGGTGCTGAGCGAGGAGGGCGTGCGCCTGCTGCCGATGGTCAAGGCGCTGCTGCAGCAGGAGGCCGACATCGAGTTCGAGCTGCGCAACAGCGGCCAGGCCCAGGGCAGTTTGCGCATTGCTGCCACTGCGCCTTACTACATCCTCGACCTGGTGAAGATCTTCCGCGAACGCCTGCCCCAGGTCGAGGTGACGGTGGAGATCGGCAATTCGCAGCAGGTGCTGGAGATGCTCGAGGATTACCGGGTGGATATCGCGGCGTCGTCACAGCTGGTGGAGGATGCGCGGCTGGTGCGGCGGGTGCTGGGCACCGACCCGCTGGTGGTGGCGGTGCACCGCAATCATCCGTTGGCCCTTCGGCAGGCGGTATCCATCGAGGGGTTGGCGGGGCATTGCCTGCTCATGCGCGAGAAGGGCTCGACCACGCGCAAGCTGACCGAGCAGATGATGTTGGACGCCGGGGTCAAGGCCGGGGCGTTGCTGGAGATCGGTAGCCGCGAGTCGATCCGTGAGGCAGTACTGCGCAATATCGGCATCAGCGTGATTGCCCGGCATGAGGTGCCGCATAACCCGGAGTTGCGGGTGCTGGCGCTGGAGAATGCGCCGGTGATGCATGAATACCTGTATTGCCTGAAGGAGCGGCGCCAGGCCCGGTTGCCGGCGGCATTCCTCGGTGTGGCGCAGGAAGTGGTGGGTTCGCACCTGTAG